The following nucleotide sequence is from Salvia miltiorrhiza cultivar Shanhuang (shh) chromosome 7, IMPLAD_Smil_shh, whole genome shotgun sequence.
TTTCTTTCAATACATCCTTGTATTATTCTATACTCGTATATTTCACTttcaaatatcaatttttaacggatttatttataaaaataaatatttctcTTAAGTGCTGCTGAGGATCTCTTAATTTCATTATCATTTTAATCCCCTAATAAACAACAAGGTGGAAATAACAAGATTTTGAAACCAATTGTGGCATAGCATGCTGGTTTTGGGCTGTCAGTAGAAGGAAGAATCAGCACATCATTCACCAGAAAATGTTGCAATTGCTGCTCTCCATACCTCAGAGATGTATGCCtcatcatcatctctctctcacacacacacaacacagtTCAAAAGATTTCATTGTTAattgattatttatattattaaccGTATAATTTGTATGTCAGATTAGCTCCACATTTAAAGTGTGGATTCTCCCATCAACGAGAACAATTAGGGACTCATCTAATCAACTTCCGGATATTGGCGGAGATGATCCTTCCGTAAGTTTTGCAATATCTTGCTATTTATTtcagtaataattaattaaataatatctaCATCAAATATAGTGACATACATGATTAATTACGTCACATGCATTTTGATtctaaatatcactttaaatttcaaattatttttgcgctatcaattttgtatcaattgtgtcattcgttcatttttctaactttaaaatttgATGTGGCTCACCGGATACCACAATATATTTAGAATCATTCTTTTTTGACCTATATTATATAACACAACGTGATTATATGCATTactcattaaaaattcaaaggatgaaaaatagataaagggtacaattgatacaaaattgatagttcaaggtttaaaaaattattttcaataattttagatataattgatagtacAAAATaatttggggtttaaagtgatatttaccgtTGATTGTATATATTTACAGGTTATTTATGTGAAACCTGGATACGAAGCTGATCTTGATTCCTTGATACAAGATACCGTTCGGCTCGCCACTTCAGTTAaagtaatttatttgtttaatgcTCGATACAAATGAATGCTTGTGTCGTGTCACACAAAAATCTATTCTTATATATACGATGCTGGaaaatgttttttattttaatttttcaggAAACTTGCTCGGACACTTGTGAGAAGGCTGAACCCAAATTACACCGTAAGCACAATTTCCCTCACTTGATATCTACATTTTTAAGGTTGACTTCATATGTCGAAGTTGAGATTAACTAAGTGGCTTATTGGAATTAATATATATGATCATCAGATTTAGGTGCAAGGAATGCACCGTCGATCGATCGAAGGTGGCACAAGCTTTTGGAATTGAAGAAGAGGCACGAACTTACATAGATCTCATCATATTTTCTGTAAATATTATAGTCGTTGGTACAATAGTGCTAAGTTGGAGATGAAATTGGCTCACAGTTCCCCAGAAGCCTAATCatgtcatatatatatgtaggcaGCGGTTTAAATGAATTCAGgtaaataaaagtcatgttcaGTTTTTAAAAATGAGTCACACTTACATTTTATCCTTTATATAAAcaacttaaaaattatttattaattttttagttgaaaacttaaattttttaactcaaattcacaatcaagaCTATGTCTAATtgtgaattttagttttaaaactaaaatccACAACCAAAGACTATTCCTAGCTAGTCATgaattatagttttaaaatttgaattcacaacaaatctatatatatttagaactcgaattcacaatcaagatAACTAGTTGTGATTTGTAACTTTAATGTTAGAA
It contains:
- the LOC130992888 gene encoding large ribosomal RNA subunit accumulation protein YCED homolog 2, chloroplastic isoform X1, yielding MVGVGGGRWVSSSSANIINRFSSSDHHKLISASTASANSARRNEFPTVQKKKSKPRLISISTAEAKWHGKWNSEYLFSLRDLQLLDLDDVHKDTNVSIALSVQKHAGFGLSVEGRISTSFTRKCCNCCSPYLRDISSTFKVWILPSTRTIRDSSNQLPDIGGDDPSVIYVKPGYEADLDSLIQDTVRLATSVKETCSDTCEKAEPKLHHLGARNAPSIDRRWHKLLELKKRHELT
- the LOC130992888 gene encoding large ribosomal RNA subunit accumulation protein YCED homolog 2, chloroplastic isoform X2; the protein is MVGVGGGRWVSSSSANIINRFSSSDHHKLISASTASANSARRNEFPTKKKSKPRLISISTAEAKWHGKWNSEYLFSLRDLQLLDLDDVHKDTNVSIALSVQKHAGFGLSVEGRISTSFTRKCCNCCSPYLRDISSTFKVWILPSTRTIRDSSNQLPDIGGDDPSVIYVKPGYEADLDSLIQDTVRLATSVKETCSDTCEKAEPKLHHLGARNAPSIDRRWHKLLELKKRHELT